Proteins from one Microcoleus sp. FACHB-672 genomic window:
- a CDS encoding TetR/AcrR family transcriptional regulator, translating into MPKIVDHEQYRKELLHKCFDLFAQKGYASITTRQVAKELGVSTGTLYYYFPRKEDMFEQLVEEMSQEYLQIFASELKDGQTRSERFEALANFAVKYEDRLIKEICMMVDFCQQQGIEAVRNNAVLARIRHRNKQAFADLFRIPDPALADFVMIQLMGLMLARMEDNHIPIFEQVTLLGKILTTYLGR; encoded by the coding sequence ATGCCGAAGATTGTTGACCATGAGCAATATCGCAAAGAGTTGCTCCACAAGTGCTTTGACCTGTTTGCACAGAAAGGATACGCTTCCATCACAACTCGACAGGTTGCTAAAGAATTGGGCGTATCAACCGGAACACTCTACTACTACTTCCCACGCAAGGAGGATATGTTTGAGCAACTGGTTGAAGAAATGAGTCAAGAGTATCTTCAAATCTTCGCCAGCGAATTAAAAGACGGGCAAACGCGATCAGAGCGCTTTGAGGCACTTGCCAACTTCGCAGTCAAGTATGAAGACCGTTTGATTAAAGAAATCTGTATGATGGTTGATTTTTGTCAACAGCAGGGTATTGAGGCAGTTCGCAATAATGCTGTCCTTGCACGAATCAGACACCGAAACAAGCAAGCTTTTGCCGACTTGTTTAGAATTCCAGACCCAGCCCTTGCAGACTTTGTGATGATTCAACTTATGGGCTTGATGCTGGCCCGTATGGAAGACAATCACATCCCAATCTTTGAGCAAGTCACGCTACTTGGAAAAATATTGACTACTTACCTAGGAAGATGA
- a CDS encoding ABC exporter membrane fusion protein: MKNSMILQRLKPLNRWMIALIVSGIAITGGSLYYSISEFGQKPVEPVAPAPTIEPITALGRLEPASEVVRVAAPATLNNDRVAQLLVKRGDRVQVSQEIAILDSRERLQTALLEAQERVSTAQAKLAQVKAGAKSGEIAAQQAEITRLEEELQGEIATQTAVIARRQSEVNGAQADYNRYLMLYQEGAIAASNLDQRRLTLETAQAQLNEVKSNRNRTADTLRAQINGARATLNQIAEVRPEDVRVAQTEINQALAAVKRAEAELKEATIRAPIAGQVLEVYTQSGEAIADEGIVDLGKTDPMEVVAEIYQSDIAKIRSGQSAIITGEGISGELRGTVRQLGLQVSQQKVFSNQPGQNLDRRVVEVRIRLNSKDSQQVASLTNLQVQVAIQPEMSLN; encoded by the coding sequence ATGAAGAACTCTATGATCCTGCAACGGCTAAAGCCTCTTAATCGGTGGATGATCGCACTTATTGTTTCGGGAATTGCCATCACAGGTGGCTCACTCTACTACAGCATTTCTGAGTTTGGACAGAAGCCGGTCGAACCTGTGGCACCTGCACCCACTATTGAGCCAATCACAGCGTTGGGGCGACTAGAACCCGCATCAGAAGTAGTGCGAGTGGCTGCCCCAGCGACGCTAAATAATGATCGCGTTGCTCAACTGCTAGTTAAGCGAGGTGATCGCGTTCAGGTAAGTCAGGAAATTGCGATTCTTGATAGTCGCGAAAGGCTGCAAACAGCTTTACTTGAGGCGCAGGAGCGAGTTAGCACAGCTCAAGCAAAACTAGCTCAAGTCAAAGCAGGAGCAAAATCTGGGGAAATTGCAGCTCAGCAAGCCGAAATTACTCGTCTTGAAGAAGAGTTGCAGGGCGAAATAGCGACTCAAACGGCTGTTATTGCTCGTCGGCAATCCGAGGTTAACGGCGCACAAGCCGACTATAACCGCTACCTAATGTTGTATCAGGAAGGAGCGATCGCAGCTTCCAACCTCGACCAAAGGCGGCTTACATTGGAAACTGCTCAAGCACAACTCAACGAAGTCAAATCTAATCGGAACCGCACGGCTGACACATTGCGTGCCCAAATCAATGGAGCCAGAGCCACGCTAAACCAGATTGCCGAAGTTCGCCCTGAAGATGTCCGGGTGGCGCAAACGGAGATAAACCAGGCACTTGCAGCAGTTAAACGGGCTGAGGCTGAGTTGAAGGAGGCAACCATTCGCGCACCGATCGCAGGGCAAGTTCTGGAAGTTTACACCCAATCCGGTGAGGCGATCGCTGACGAAGGCATTGTTGACCTGGGAAAGACTGACCCAATGGAAGTGGTTGCAGAAATTTACCAGAGCGACATTGCCAAGATTCGCAGTGGTCAATCAGCGATCATTACTGGTGAAGGGATTTCTGGAGAACTGCGGGGAACCGTTCGTCAACTTGGGTTGCAAGTCAGCCAGCAAAAAGTCTTCAGCAATCAGCCTGGACAGAACCTTGATCGCCGCGTCGTAGAAGTCAGAATTCGCCTCAATTCAAAGGATAGTCAACAAGTGGCAAGCCTAACTAACTTGCAGGTACAGGTAGCCATTCAACCGGAAATGAGTTTGAACTAA
- a CDS encoding DUF2834 domain-containing protein, whose protein sequence is MLQGTYLILCILGIALPYSQFIPFMLENGLDLERFFEQLFINRISAFFGMDVVVSSLVLWIFVWSEGSRLKMKNLWVYIASNLFFGVSLALPLFLLLRQRKLEETTYLDQIVQS, encoded by the coding sequence ATGCTTCAAGGCACCTATCTGATTCTTTGCATTCTGGGAATTGCTTTACCCTACTCCCAATTCATCCCATTTATGCTGGAAAACGGACTTGATTTGGAACGTTTCTTTGAGCAGCTTTTTATCAATCGAATTTCTGCGTTCTTTGGTATGGATGTCGTAGTCTCATCTCTTGTTCTGTGGATATTTGTGTGGTCTGAAGGTTCACGGCTCAAGATGAAAAACTTGTGGGTTTACATTGCAAGTAATTTATTTTTTGGTGTTTCGTTAGCGCTACCTCTATTTCTACTGCTGCGGCAACGCAAGCTCGAAGAAACCACTTACTTAGATCAAATAGTTCAGTCTTAA
- the devC gene encoding ABC transporter permease DevC, whose translation MLRKLLRKTPLAWLQVKREKTRLFVALAGIGFADILMFFQLGLMESAYVSATGMHYRLQGNLFLLNSLSDNVQTIKPFSRSRLFQAAGTDGVAAINSLYLGIGRWRNPANRTFWQVQIYGFNPSNPAMDVPDAAPELNKLKMLNYVLYDQAARPDLGNVASQLQQSKPLPAQLNDLQIQVTGVFTMGASFSADGNLIVSDSTFLRLFPERRADDIDVGLITLKPGADIKQVQVNIKAKLPDDVLVLTKEEFIQRERNYWSQVSPIGVIFGFGTIVGFLVGTVIVYQILYSDVSDHLPEYATLKAMGYGDRFLVGILLQEALILAILGFIPGFAISLGLYGLIAQATLLPVKMTLERLVLVLSLTLVMCIASGALAMRKLQSADPADIF comes from the coding sequence ATGTTGCGTAAACTACTTCGCAAAACACCTCTGGCATGGTTACAGGTAAAGCGAGAAAAAACTCGCCTCTTTGTTGCCTTAGCTGGAATTGGCTTCGCCGATATCCTGATGTTTTTCCAGCTTGGACTGATGGAGTCTGCCTATGTTTCTGCTACGGGGATGCACTATAGGCTACAGGGCAACCTGTTCTTGCTAAATTCTCTATCTGATAACGTGCAGACCATCAAACCCTTCTCGCGCTCTAGGCTATTTCAAGCAGCAGGCACAGATGGAGTCGCTGCCATCAACTCTCTCTATCTAGGAATCGGAAGATGGCGTAATCCTGCTAATCGAACCTTCTGGCAGGTACAAATCTATGGTTTCAACCCCAGTAACCCAGCAATGGATGTGCCAGATGCTGCACCTGAATTGAATAAACTCAAGATGTTGAATTATGTACTTTATGACCAGGCAGCGCGACCCGATCTGGGTAATGTTGCTAGTCAACTTCAGCAATCTAAACCGCTTCCAGCTCAACTGAATGACTTACAAATTCAAGTCACTGGTGTCTTCACAATGGGAGCTTCTTTCTCAGCTGATGGCAATTTGATTGTTAGTGACTCTACTTTCTTGCGTCTGTTTCCAGAACGCCGAGCAGATGATATCGATGTCGGTCTAATTACGCTGAAGCCGGGTGCAGATATCAAGCAAGTGCAAGTAAATATAAAAGCCAAATTGCCGGATGATGTGCTGGTCCTGACCAAAGAGGAATTTATCCAACGGGAGAGAAACTATTGGAGTCAAGTTAGTCCCATCGGCGTTATCTTTGGCTTTGGAACTATCGTAGGCTTTTTGGTGGGGACGGTAATTGTTTATCAGATTCTTTACTCTGATGTTTCAGATCACCTGCCCGAATACGCCACGCTTAAAGCAATGGGCTACGGTGATCGCTTCCTAGTAGGAATTTTGCTTCAAGAAGCTTTGATTCTAGCAATCCTGGGTTTTATTCCGGGATTTGCGATTTCACTTGGGCTTTACGGACTAATAGCACAAGCGACGCTACTTCCCGTCAAAATGACGCTTGAGCGTCTGGTACTCGTGTTGTCTTTGACGCTTGTGATGTGTATTGCGTCGGGAGCGCTCGCAATGAGGAAATTACAGTCTGCTGACCCAGCTGATATTTTCTAA
- a CDS encoding GAP family protein, which translates to MVNTFIAPLVALAALDSLNPTATAIQVYLLSTPKPIVRSVLFILGVFLAYWTAGLLIVLGFGKVITTLMSSAGSFLSNPIIYVLQFIIGAVMLAVGWTLNTANEQKAVKHPKNLKPTYTFLLGLGVTIWEFPTALPYLAALERVIQARLDLLSIMSVLGLYNVVFVFPLVILLGIYIVFQESATGQLNGINRSINKFAPKILRVVLICLGAVLIFDCIAYLFCHPFLPS; encoded by the coding sequence ATGGTGAATACGTTTATAGCTCCTCTTGTCGCGCTCGCCGCACTTGATAGCCTCAATCCAACGGCAACGGCAATTCAGGTTTACCTGCTCAGTACTCCAAAACCTATTGTACGGTCCGTGTTATTTATCCTTGGTGTCTTTTTGGCATATTGGACGGCTGGGTTGCTCATCGTTCTTGGTTTTGGCAAGGTAATTACAACCTTGATGAGCAGTGCAGGTTCATTTTTGTCAAACCCAATTATCTATGTCCTCCAATTCATCATTGGCGCTGTGATGCTTGCGGTTGGCTGGACACTAAACACAGCTAACGAGCAGAAAGCTGTAAAACATCCGAAAAATCTCAAACCGACTTATACGTTTTTACTCGGGCTTGGCGTAACGATCTGGGAATTTCCAACTGCGCTTCCCTATCTAGCTGCGCTCGAACGAGTGATTCAAGCAAGACTAGATCTACTCTCGATCATGAGTGTTCTGGGTCTCTACAACGTGGTTTTTGTTTTCCCTTTGGTTATTTTGCTGGGGATTTACATCGTATTTCAAGAGTCAGCTACAGGTCAACTGAATGGTATCAACCGCTCAATTAACAAGTTCGCACCTAAAATTTTGCGCGTCGTTTTAATTTGCCTTGGTGCAGTCCTCATCTTTGATTGCATTGCCTACTTGTTTTGTCATCCTTTTTTGCCTTCGTAG